One Ostrinia nubilalis chromosome 6, ilOstNubi1.1, whole genome shotgun sequence genomic region harbors:
- the LOC135072566 gene encoding cell adhesion molecule Dscam1 isoform X2, translated as MKHHDPVLRIESVKKEDKGMYQCFIRNDQESAGASAELKLGGRFEPPQIRHSFGEQTLRSGPSLRLKCVASGNPTPDIAWLLDGEKLSSGERLQIGQFVTADGNVESHLNISSVHTNDGGLYSCIASSKVGSASHSARVNVYGLPYIRPMKKRPVVAGDTLIAHCPVAGYPIDSIVWERDGRVLPINRKQKVFPNGTLVIENVERMSDQATYTCVAKNSQSYTVKGNLELQVMVPPHIVPFEAEEPVFAGESVQLNCHVSKGDAPLTITWSFHGEESSSHQGITTTKIGDRTSLLTIPNSMASHSGEYSCHAANHAGTVVHTTTLNVHVPPRWILEPTDKAFAQGSDAKVECKADGFPKPQVTWKRAEGDTPGDYKDLKPNNPNVKVEDGTLTINNIQKTNEGYYLCEAVNGIGSGLSAVILISVQAPPQFEIKMRNQTARRSEPAVLQCQAKGEKPIGIIWNMNNKRLEPKSDPRYTIREEILPGGVVSDLSIRRTERSDSALFTCVATNAFGSDDTSINMIIQEVPEAPYGLKVLDKSGRTVQLSWAAPYDGNSPIKKFLIEYKRAKGNWEKDIDRVLVPGDATEAGVFSLRPATAYHIRIVAENELGTSEPSETVTIITAEEAPTGPPQDVKVDAIDKHALRVTWKPPPTQDWNGELQGYYVGYKLASSNKSFVFETVDISKESGKEHHLDILNLKTYTQYAVVVQAFNKIGSGPVSVEVRAYTAEGAPSAPPQDVLCTTLTAQTIRVSWISPPLAAANGLIKAYKVIYGPSDTWYDEKTKDTKITASSETILHGLKKYTNYSMEVLATTNGGDGVRSTPIHCQTEQDVPEAPRAVKALVMGEDSILVSWRPPAQPNGVVTHYNVYTQAQNAEPHPNKVPASQTSYSATELKNGRYDFWVTASTIIGEGQPSATASCSPSDKVPAKIASFDESFTATYKEDVKLPCLAVGVPSPNIIWKVKGQPLVPSERVRQLPEGSLQIAGVAREDAGEYSCHVDNQFGTDTVTHTLSVLAPPFPPQLTVASSSVSSLTIRLKPSEQPEQSPAAGYTIHYKQEFGDWETVQIPSNTDTYTLENLVCGTRYQLYVTAYNSIGTGEASDMVGARTRGSKPPVPRAADFIEVASTSVTLHFKQWLDGGCSMSHFVVENKKKGAVEWNQISNNVKPASNFVVLDLEPATWYVLRITAHNNAGFNVAEYEVATLTVTGGTIAPAREVGGGSLTTEQTLKIILSHLNLIVPVVAAILVIIIAIVVVCVVRGARDHHKDDGVYNASQAAMGGGGGTLDKRGGLRDELGYIAPPNRKLPPVPGSNYNTCDRVKRQAVIMGAHSTWDPRRHHYERVRRPRMRRAGSGDTVSIGMEDEICPYATFHLLGFREEMDPSKALAFPHHHPAHAGTLAHPHPHHPAHSRAGSQSMPRANSRYARKNSQGGQSAIYSTAPEYDDPATCAEEDQYRARYSRPMYACGPEYDEPACCAPEDEQYTGAYGTPYSDHYGSRPSIGTRKCGGSPEPPPPPPRNANTDNNCSSSFNESKDSNEISEAECDQPRNYPVRAHTAKDGLHSEEMRKLIDRPEAATPIPQQAVHGRGLTAYDTVAV; from the exons GATCGAGTCTGTCAAGAAGGAAGACAAGGGAATGTACCAATGCTTCATTCGCAACGACCAGGAGAGTGCCGGCGCCAGTGCTGAACTTAAACTCGGAGGACGAT TCGAACCACCCCAAATCCGCCACAGCTTCGGCGAGCAGACCCTCCGCTCCGGACCCTCCCTTCGTCTCAAGTGCGTCGCATCTGGCAACCCCACGCCCGACATCGCTTGGTTACTGGACGGCGAAAAGCTGAGCAGCGGCGAGCGACTTCAGATCGGGCAGTTCGTGACGGCTGATGGCAACGTGGAATCACACCTGAACATTTCTTCTGTGCACACCAACGACGGCGGCTTGTACTCCTGCATCGCTTCTAGCAAG GTCGGCAGCGCCTCCCACTCGGCCCGCGTGAATGTATACGGTCTGCCCTACATCCGGCCCATGAAGAAACGCCCCGTAGTCGCTGGAGATACGCTCATCGCTCACTGCCCCGTTGCCGGATACCCCATCGACTCTATTGTTTGGGAGAGAGACGGACG AGTACTGCCAATCAACCGCAAACAGAAGGTGTTCCCTAATGGTACCCTGGTGATCGAAAACGTTGAGCGCATGAGCGACCAGGCCACCTACACTTGCGTCGCTAAGAACTCTCAGAGCTACACTGTTAAAGGAAATCTTGAGTTGCAGGTCATGG TTCCTCCGCACATAGTTCCGTTCGAGGCTGAAGAGCCAGTTTTTGCCGGAGAGTCTGTTCAATTAAACTGTCACGTGTCTAAGGGCGATGCTCCACTGACTATAACTTGGAGTTTTCACGGGGAAGAATCATCTTCTCATCAAGGAATTACAACAACGAAGATCGGCGACCGAACATCGTTGCTGACTATACCTAATTCTATGGCCAGCCACAGCGGCGAATACTCGTGCCACGCCGCCAATCACGCCGGCACAGTTGTTCACACAACAACGCTTAACGTTCACG TTCCCCCTCGTTGGATTTTGGAACCCACTGATAAGGCTTTTGCCCAAGGCTCAGATGCTAAGGTTGAATGTAAAGCCGATGGCTTCCCCAAGCCTCAAGTGACATGGAAGAGGGCTGAAG GGGACACGCCTGGCGATTACAAAGACCTTAAGCCAAACAACCCTAATGTAAAAGTTGAGGATGGCACTCTTACGATTAATAACATTCAAAAGACGAACGAAGGATATTATCTGTGTGAGGCCGTCAATGGAATTGGATCTGGACTGTCTGCTGTTATCTTGATCAGTGTTCAAG CACCACCCCAGTTCGAGATTAAAATGAGGAACCAAACTGCCCGCCGAAGTGAACCAGCTGTACTGCAGTGCCAGGCCAAAGGAGAGAAG CCTATTGGAATCATTTGGAACATGAACAACAAACGCCTTGAACCCAAATCTGACCCCCGATACACCATCCGCGAAGAAATTCTGCCTGGAGGAGTGGTTTCCGACTTGAGCATTAGAAGGACTGAACGATCTGACAGCGCTCTGTTCACTTGCGTCGCTACCAACGCCTTTGGATCCGATGACACAAGCATTAACATGATCATTCAAG AGGTCCCCGAAGCGCCATACGGTCTGAAGGTATTGGACAAATCTGGAAGGACCGTTCAGTTGTCTTGGGCTGCACCTTACGACGGCAATTCTCCCATCAAGAAGTTCCTCATTGAATACAAACGCGCCAAGGGCAACTGggaaaaagatattgacag AGTTCTTGTACCTGGTGACGCGACTGAAGCCGGTGTATTCAGCCTGAGACCTGCCACCGCTTACCATATCAGGATCGTCGCTGAGAATGAACTTGGCACCTCGGAACCATCTGAAACTGTTACCATCATCACTGCTGAAGAAGCCCCAACTGGCCCACCGCAAGACGTCAAAGTCGATGCCATTGACAAGCACGCTCTCCGAGTCACCTGGAAACCACCCCCAACTCAGGACTGGAATGGCGAACTTCAGGG ATACTATGTTGGCTACAAACTGGCTTCAAGCAACAAATCATTTGTATTCGAGACCGTCGACATCTCTAAGGAATCTGGCAAGGAACACCATCTGGATATTCTGAATCTGAA AACATACACGCAATACGCTGTCGTAGTCCAGGCTTTCAACAAGATCGGATCAGGACCAGTGTCTGTTGAAGTCCGAGCGTATACTGCCGAAGGCGCTCCCTCTGCTCCTCCCCAGGACGTTCTCTGCACCACCCTCACTGCCCAAACCATCCGCGTTTCTTGGATCTCTCCCCCTCTTGCTGCCGCCAATGGACTCATCAAGGCATACAAAGTTATCTATGGACCCAGCGATACCTGGTATG aTGAGAAGACCAAGGACACCAAGATCACTGCTAGCAGCGAAACGATTCTCCACGGACTGAAGAAATACACTAACTACTCAATGGAAGTGCTCGCTACCACGAACGGAGGAGATGGCGTACGATCCACACCTATCCATTGCCAGACTGAACAAGACG TACCTGAGGCACCACGCGCCGTGAAAGCTCTCGTCATGGGTGAAGACTCTATCCTTGTCTCGTGGAGGCCCCCAGCGCAGCCCAACGGTGTCGTCACTCACTACAACGTTTACACGCAAGCACAGAACGCCGAACCACACCCCAACAAG GTACCCGCATCCCAAACGAGCTACTCTGCGACCGAACTGAAAAATGGCCGTTACGACTTCTGGGTGACTGCCTCCACCATCATCGGAGAAGGACAGCCCTCAGCCACGGCCTCTTGCAGCCCAAGCGACaaag TTCCCGCTAAAATTGCTTCATTCGACGAATCCTTCACCGCCACATACAAGGAAGACGTAAAACTGCCCTGCCTCGCCGTTGGTGTACCATCGCCCAACATCATTTGGAAG GTGAAAGGCCAGCCCCTGGTGCCGTCTGAACGTGTCCGCCAGCTGCCCGAAGGTTCACTTCAGATCGCGGGCGTCGCGCGCGAGGACGCCGGCGAGTACTCCTGCCACGTCGACAACCAGTTCGGAACCGATACCGTCACGCACACGCTCTCTGTTCTTG CGCCGCCCTTCCCTCCTCAGCTGACGGTTGCCTCTTCCTCCGTGTCGTCGCTGACCATCCGCCTGAAGCCCTCGGAGCAGCCCGAGCAGTCGCCCGCCGCCGGCTACACCATCCACTACAAGCAGGAGTTCGGAGACTGGGAGACTGTTCAG ATCCCAAGCAACACTGATACCTACACTCTGGAGAACTTAGTTTGTGGTACCAGATATCAACTGTACGTCACGGCATACAACAG CATCGGCACCGGCGAGGCCTCAGACATGGTGGGCGCCCGCACCCGCGGCTCCAAGCCCCCGGTGCCCCGCGCGGCTGACTTCATCGAGGTGGCCTCTACGTCCGTGACCCTGCACTTCAAGCAATGGCTGGATGGCGGCTGCTCTATGAGCCACTTCGTCGTCGAGAACAAGAAGAA GGGCGCTGTTGAATGGAACCAGATCTCCAATAACGTCAAGCCTGCTAGCAACTTTGTCGTACTTG ACCTGGAACCGGCTACTTGGTATGTCCTGAGGATCACGGCTCACAACAACGCTGGATTTAACGTCGCCGAATATGAAGTCGCTACTCTTACTGTCACTGGTG GTACTATCGCGCCCGCGCGCGAAGTCGGCGGCGGCTCGCTGACGACCGAACAGACGCTCAAGATCATTCTGTCGCACCTTAACCTTATCGTGCCAGTTGTCGCCGCTATTCTAGTCATCATCATCGCGATTGTTGTCGTGTGCGTTGTGCGAGGCGCCCGGGATCACCACAAAG ACGATGGTGTCTACAACGCGTCCCAGGCGGCTATGGGCGGCGGCGGAGGCACCCTCGACAAGCGCGGCGGCCTGCGCGACGAGCTCGGCTACATCGCACCCCCCAACCGCAAACTGCCCCCTGTACCCGGATCCAACTACAACACTTGCGACCGCGTGAAGAGGCAGGCTGTCATCA TGGGCGCGCACTCCACGTGGGACCCGCGCCGCCACCACTACGAGCGCGTGCGGCGCCCGCGCATGCGCCGCGCCGGCTCCGGCGACACCGTGTCCATAG GCATGGAGGACGAGATCTGCCCGTACGCGACCTTCCACCTGCTGGGCTTCCGCGAGGAGATGGACCCCAGCAAGGCGCTGGCCTTCCCGCACCACCACCCGGCCCACGCCGGCACCCTGGCCCACCCCCACCCCCACCACCCCGCTCACTCCCGCGCCGGATCTCAAAGCATG CCCCGTGCCAACAGCCGCTACGCCCGCAAGAACTCGCAGGGAGGCCAGAGCGCAATCTACTCCACCGCGCCCGAGTACGACGACCCGGCCACCTGCGCTGAAGAGGACCAATAC